The proteins below are encoded in one region of Sulfolobus islandicus Y.N.15.51:
- a CDS encoding 4a-hydroxytetrahydrobiopterin dehydratase: MSGIFSKGLEELKNNGWLILEDGKKIKKEFKFKDFKQSIDFLKDIQPSADALDHHPDVCIYYNRVIVELTTHDMGGLTDLDYKLAIKIDELYKMKTSNL, translated from the coding sequence ATGAGTGGAATTTTCTCGAAGGGACTAGAGGAACTTAAAAATAACGGTTGGTTAATATTAGAGGATGGGAAGAAGATTAAGAAGGAATTTAAGTTTAAGGATTTTAAGCAATCAATAGATTTCTTGAAAGATATACAACCATCAGCTGATGCTTTAGATCATCATCCTGATGTTTGTATCTATTATAATAGAGTAATAGTGGAGTTAACAACCCATGATATGGGAGGATTAACAGATCTTGACTATAAATTGGCTATAAAAATTGATGAACTTTATAAAATGAAAACTAGTAATTTATAG
- a CDS encoding Cdc6/Cdc18 family protein: protein MNVIRETLKGGKGEVIKNPKVFIDPLSVFKEIPFREDILRDAAIAIRYFVKNEVKFSNLFLGLTGTGKTFVSKYIYNEIEEVKNEDEEYKDVKQAYVNCREVGGTPQAVLSSLAGKLTGFSVPKHGINLGEYIDKIKNGTRNIKAIIYLDEVDTLVKRRGGDIVLYQLLRSDANISVIMISNDINVRDYMEPRVLSSLGPSVIFKPYDAEQLKFILSKYAEYGLIKGTYDGDILGYIAAISAKEHGDARKAVNLLFRAAQLASGGGMIKKEHVDKAIVDYEQERLIEAVKALPFHYKLALRSLIESEDVMSAHKMYTDLCNKFKQKPLSYRRFSDIISELDMFGIVKIRIVNRGRAGGVKKYALVEDKEKVLRALNETFEDSIGIGDFVDDVGEN, encoded by the coding sequence ATGAATGTGATAAGGGAAACATTGAAAGGTGGTAAAGGTGAAGTTATAAAAAACCCTAAGGTCTTTATTGATCCGTTATCTGTATTTAAGGAGATTCCGTTCAGAGAGGATATACTAAGGGATGCTGCAATAGCTATTAGGTATTTTGTTAAGAATGAGGTCAAGTTTTCGAACTTGTTTCTTGGATTAACTGGTACTGGGAAGACTTTCGTAAGTAAATACATCTATAACGAGATTGAGGAGGTTAAGAATGAGGATGAGGAATATAAGGATGTAAAACAAGCTTATGTTAATTGTAGAGAAGTTGGTGGAACACCACAAGCAGTATTATCATCCTTAGCTGGTAAGCTGACTGGTTTTTCAGTGCCTAAGCATGGTATTAATCTAGGTGAGTACATTGATAAGATAAAGAATGGTACTAGGAACATAAAGGCCATAATATATCTTGACGAGGTTGACACATTAGTTAAGAGGAGAGGGGGAGATATAGTACTTTATCAACTGCTAAGGTCAGATGCTAATATATCAGTTATTATGATTAGTAATGACATAAATGTTCGTGACTATATGGAGCCTAGAGTTTTATCATCCTTAGGTCCTTCAGTTATCTTTAAACCTTACGACGCAGAACAACTGAAATTTATCCTTTCAAAGTACGCAGAATACGGTTTAATAAAAGGTACCTATGATGGTGATATACTGGGTTATATTGCAGCTATCTCTGCTAAAGAACATGGTGATGCAAGAAAGGCAGTCAATTTGCTTTTCAGAGCAGCTCAGCTAGCTTCTGGTGGGGGGATGATTAAAAAGGAGCACGTAGATAAGGCGATCGTAGATTATGAACAAGAGAGGCTTATAGAGGCCGTAAAAGCCCTTCCTTTTCACTATAAATTAGCTTTAAGAAGTCTAATAGAGTCAGAAGATGTGATGTCTGCTCACAAAATGTATACTGATCTTTGTAATAAGTTCAAACAAAAGCCTTTATCGTATAGAAGATTTTCAGACATAATATCGGAGTTGGATATGTTTGGGATAGTTAAGATAAGGATAGTTAATAGGGGTAGAGCTGGTGGAGTTAAGAAGTATGCTTTAGTGGAAGATAAGGAGAAGGTGTTAAGGGCACTTAATGAGACTTTTGAAGATAGTATTGGTATTGGTGATTTTGTTGATGATGTGGGAGAAAATTAA
- a CDS encoding mechanosensitive ion channel family protein, with product MIPVIIASAQTSVSQALSGIATSIIDAIPSIIVFIIILIIGYIIANIVSYSIRAFLGRIFREEHVRASVDIIAGTIKALIILIALSIALSFLQLGAASGYVQQIANYLPKLAGAIVLLTIGLTLVNILVDYMQRQIGARSQDDLITAIFNVLRFGLYAAIITVAAALAIFSVIPYVDPYVFYAVILGAVILYAAYALIDKVLVPFANSNPDLAYVANYGRLILYIIVLLIAIAIIVEPFGNVTSIIYALSWGLAIAFAIALIPLVIALVKKFLAEIK from the coding sequence GTGATACCTGTGATAATAGCATCAGCTCAGACATCGGTTTCCCAAGCGTTATCTGGGATAGCGACTAGTATTATTGACGCAATACCTTCTATAATAGTGTTTATAATAATACTAATAATAGGTTATATAATAGCTAATATAGTATCGTATTCCATTAGGGCATTTTTAGGTAGGATCTTCAGAGAAGAACACGTTAGAGCTAGTGTTGACATTATAGCAGGTACGATAAAGGCGTTAATCATATTAATTGCACTATCAATAGCTCTTTCTTTTCTACAGCTAGGAGCAGCTTCTGGATATGTTCAACAGATAGCTAATTATTTGCCTAAGTTAGCTGGGGCTATAGTACTCCTTACCATAGGCTTAACTCTAGTTAATATTTTAGTTGATTACATGCAGAGGCAAATAGGAGCTAGATCTCAAGATGATTTAATAACTGCGATATTTAACGTTCTGAGGTTTGGTCTATATGCTGCAATAATAACTGTTGCTGCAGCCTTAGCAATTTTTAGTGTTATACCGTATGTCGATCCTTATGTATTTTATGCAGTAATATTAGGTGCAGTAATATTATACGCAGCATATGCTTTGATTGATAAAGTGCTAGTTCCCTTTGCGAACTCTAATCCAGACCTAGCCTATGTAGCAAATTATGGTAGACTGATATTGTATATAATTGTACTACTAATTGCAATTGCTATAATAGTTGAACCCTTCGGAAACGTTACATCGATAATATACGCTTTATCATGGGGTCTGGCGATAGCTTTTGCCATAGCATTAATTCCTCTAGTTATAGCTTTAGTAAAGAAATTCTTAGCAGAAATTAAGTGA